In Phaeobacter porticola, one DNA window encodes the following:
- a CDS encoding SIMPL domain-containing protein, which translates to MRARHIFASVLTVILTTGLSYADEIRMDRQISVTGEAQIAVTPTLATITLGVTEEANEAALAMSAVSTKMVAVVDELRAAGIAAEDMQTRQISLNPVWSQDRSYENGRRKITGFSASNTLALRIHDLERLGEVLDQVLKVGANDFRGLSFGVADPAQVQDQIRGAAVKDALRKATQLAEAAGVTLGPVRSIHDRDAGGGQPMMAMEMARSAPMPIEAGELTFGHSVSVVYEIAPSEGD; encoded by the coding sequence ATGAGAGCCAGACATATTTTTGCGTCAGTGCTTACCGTTATACTGACAACGGGGCTGAGCTATGCAGATGAAATTCGTATGGACCGTCAGATTTCAGTAACCGGTGAGGCGCAGATCGCGGTGACCCCAACACTTGCGACAATCACACTTGGTGTTACCGAAGAGGCGAACGAGGCCGCATTGGCGATGTCAGCGGTGTCGACCAAGATGGTGGCCGTGGTGGACGAATTGCGCGCTGCTGGCATTGCAGCAGAAGATATGCAGACACGGCAGATTTCGCTCAATCCTGTGTGGTCACAGGATCGCAGTTATGAGAACGGCAGACGCAAGATTACCGGCTTTTCGGCCTCCAATACGCTTGCTCTGCGGATCCATGATCTGGAACGGCTGGGCGAGGTGTTGGACCAAGTCCTGAAAGTTGGCGCAAATGATTTCCGTGGGCTTAGCTTTGGCGTGGCCGATCCGGCCCAGGTACAGGATCAGATCCGAGGGGCGGCGGTAAAGGATGCGTTGCGAAAAGCGACCCAGCTGGCCGAAGCGGCTGGGGTGACCTTGGGACCCGTACGCTCGATCCATGATCGTGACGCAGGTGGTGGCCAGCCGATGATGGCGATGGAAATGGCCCGAAGTGCGCCTATGCCGATTGAGGCAGGCGAGCTGACTTTTGGTCATAGCGTGTCGGTAGTCTACGAAATCGCGCCGTCTGAAGGCGATTGA